A genomic window from Hyla sarda isolate aHylSar1 chromosome 8, aHylSar1.hap1, whole genome shotgun sequence includes:
- the ARL6IP1 gene encoding ADP-ribosylation factor-like protein 6-interacting protein 1 — translation MAEPGDNRSVNQLAAETASLEEHFQGWGEVVLLADRTLRWEKPWFPAAVMGAVSFIFLMIYYLDPSVLSGVSCFIMCLCLADYLVPTLAPRIFGSNTWTTEQQQRLHEICSNLVKTRRRIIGWWRRLFVLKEEKPKMYFMSMITALAIVAWIGQQVHNLFLTYIIVSFVLLIPGLNKHGIITKFVGMGKREVNKLLKQKEKKNE, via the exons ATGGCGGAGCCGGGGGATAACAGGAGCGTGAACCAGCTG GCCGCAGAGACTGCAAGTCTTGAGGAGCACTTCCAAGGATGGGGTGAGGTGGTCCTGCTTGCTGACCGTACCCTTCGCTGGGAGAAGCCTTGGTTTCCAGCAGCTGTAATGGGAGCAGTGTCTTTTATATTTCT GATGATCTATTACCTGGACCCTTCGGTGCTCTCTGGTGTTTCCTGTTTCATCATGTGTCTATGCCTGGCTGACTATCTAGTTCCCACACTGGCTCCTAGAATCTTTGGTTCAAACACATG GACCACTGAGCAGCAGCAGAGGCTGCATGAGATCTGCAGTAACCTTGTAAAGACCCGCAGGAGGATCATTGGATGGTGGAGACGCCTCTTTGTCCTAAAAGAGGAGAAGCCCAAGATG TACTTCATGTCGATGATCACAGCTCTTGCCATCGTGGCTTGGATCGGACAGCAGGTTCACAACCTCTTCCTCACATACATTATCG TGAGCTTTGTCTTGTTAATTCCTGGCCTCAACAAACACGGGATCATCACGAAATTTGTTGGAATGGGGAAGCGTGAGGTGAACAAACTGCTGAAGCAAAAAGAGAAGAAGAATGAGTAA